ACTGGATGAAATCAATTGAACCTTGTATTAAACATGTAAGAAATAGAACAGAAGGTTTAGCTGAAGCTTCTATTTGTTACACAGGAGATATTTTAAATCCAAGTAAAACTAAATACGATTTAAAATATTACATCCAACTAGCAAAAGATGTTGAAAATGCTGGGGCTCATATTTTAGGTGTAAAGGATATGGCTGGTTTATTAAAACCACAAGCGGCATATGAATTAATTTCAGCATTAAAATCAGAAATTAATATTCCTATTCATTTACATACTCATGATACATCTTCTATTCAATCTGCTACATACTTAAAAGCTATTGAAGCTGGAGTTGATGTTGTAGATGTTGCTTTAGGAGGATTATCTGGATTAACTTCTCAGCCAAATTTTAACTCGATGGTAGAAATGCTTCGTTTTAATGAGAGAGAAAATCCATTAGATATGCATAAACTAGCAGAGTATTCAAACTATTGGGAAGCTGTTAGAGGATATTATTATCCATTTGAATCAGGATTAAAATCAGGAACAGGAGAGGTTTATGAACATGAAATTCCTGGTGGACAATATTCAAACTTAAAAGGACAAGCAATTGCCTTAGGTTTAGAAGATAAGTTTACTGAAGTAACTAAAATGTATGGTGAAGTAAACCAATTATTCGGAGATATTATTAAGGTTACGCCAAGTTCTAAAGTAGTAGGAGATATGGCGCAATATATGATTAGTAATGACCTTACTATTCAAGATGTAAAAGAAAGAGGAGATTCTATTTCTTTTCCTCAATCTGTAATTAGCTTTTTCAAAGGAGATTTAGGTCAGCCAGTTGGTGGATTCCCAGAGGATGTTCAAAAAATCATTCTTAAAAATGAAAAACCGTATACTGAACGTCCTAATGCACACCTAGAACCGATAGATTTTGAAAAGGAATTCAATGCATTTAAGAAGGATTTCTCAAAAGGAATGGGTAGAGAATTAGAAATTACAGATTTCTTATCCTATAAATTGTATCCTAAGGTGTACAAAGATGCCTATGAAAAGCATATGAAATATGGAAATGTGATGAATATTCCTACCAAAAACTTCTTCTTTGGTTTAGAAAAAGGGGAGGAGATCATGGTAGATATTGATCCGGGAAAACGAGTTTTAATTTCTTTAGTTCATAAAACTGATGCAGATGAAAATGGTAATGTAACTGTATTCTTTAAGATTAATGGACAAATGAGAGTTGTTTCTATTAAAGACAGCTCAGTAAGTGTAGAAAAAATAGAAAACACGAAGGTTGATGCGAGCGATGAAAATCAAATTGGAGCTCCACTACAAGGATTGTTATCTTCTGTTCTTGTTAAAGAAGGAGATATTGTTCAAGAAAACCAACCTTTATTTATTATTGAAGCAATGAAAATGGAAACTACCGTTACTGCTGTTTCAAGAGGAATTATAGAAAAAGTACAGTTACAAGCAGGTACTTTAGTTGATACAAATGATTTGGTGATAAAAATTAAGTAACACCTAGTTAAGTTTTTTGATTTACACAGAAAAAGGCTTAGTTTTGCCACCCAAACAAGTAATGTAAAAATGGTAAAGGATTTATTTGAGAGAATTAAGAGTGATAAAGGACCATTAGGTAAATGGGCAGATAAGGCGGAAGGATACTACGTATTCCCAAAACTAGAAGGGCCAATTTCAAATAGAATGATGTTTAATGGTAAACCTGTAGTTACTTGGAGTATTAACGATTATCTTGGTTTAGCTAACCATCCAGAGGTGTTAAAAGTAGATGGAGAATCTGCGGCAGCTGATGGAATGGCTTATCCAATGGGAGCTAGAATGATGTCGGGACATACTAAATATCATGAGCAATTAGAGAGAGAATGTGCTGAGTTTGTTGGTAAAGAAGCTTCTTATTTGGTAAACTTCGGTTACCAAGGAATGGTTTCGGCTATCGATGCACTTGTTTCTAAAGATGATATTATCGTTTATGATATGGATACTCATGCTTGTATTATTGATGGTGTTCGTTTACACGCAGGTAAGAGATTCGTGTATCGTCATAATGATATTGAAAGTTGTGAGAAAAACTTGAAGAGAGCTACCAAAATGGCGGAAAAAACAGGAGGAGGAATTTTATTAGTCTCTGAAGGAGTTTTCGGTATGAGAGGTGAACAAGGAAGATTACGTGAAATAGTAGCTCTAAAAGAAAAATATAACTTCAGATTATTAGTTGACGATGCTCATGGTTTCGGAACTTTAGGTGAAGGTGGTAGAGGTACAGGTTACGAGCAAGGTGTACAAGATGGTATTGATGTTTATTTTGCAACATTTGCAAAATCAATGGCAGGTATCGGAGCATTTTTTGCTGGAGATAAAGATGTAGTTCAATATTTACAATATAACATGCGTTCTCAAATGTTTGCTAAATCTTTACCAATGCCAATGGTAAAGGGAGCATTAAAGCGTTTAGATATGATTCGTACAATGCCAGAGTTAAAAGATAAACTTTGGGAAATTACGGGTGCTCTTCAAAGCGGACTTAGAGATGCTGGTTTCGATTTAGGTACTACGCAAACATGTATTACACCAGTATACTTAAAAGGAGATATTCCTGAGGCTATGGCAATGGTGCACGACTTAAGAGAAAATCATGGAGTGTTTTGTTCTATAGTTGTATATCCAGTTATACCTAGAGGAATGATCATATTAAGATTAATTCCAACTGCTCGTCATACAATTGAAGACGTAAATGAAACGATTAAAGCATTTACTGCCATTAGAGAAAAACTAGAAAATGGTACGTATAAGAAAATAGCAGAAGCAATAATGACTGCATAATCAAAAAAACTCGTGAGAAATCACGAGTTTTTTTTTAAAGAAAAAGTAAATTTGGAACTGTATTTGACAGTATAACGTTATGAGAAAATTGTTTTTTTGTTTTTTTGTTGCAACTTCACTTTTTGTGGATGCTCAAATAAAAGACACTTTACCTAATTTTAATGATGAATATTTTCTGGTAAGAGATGGAGATAGTTTAATGATCAAGTTAAACGAGGTTTCTGTTTTACCAAAACATAAATTTAAATCAAGAATAGATGTTAATTATTACTACTGGTTTAAGAAGAAAGTATTCAAGGCTTATCCGTATGCAGTTTTAGCTTCCAAACGTATTGATAGTTTAAATGCACGTTTAGGTAGAATTGAATCTAAAAGTAAAAAACGAAAATACGTAAAGAGAGTTCAAAAGTATTTAGAAGAGGAGTTAACAGATCAAATTAAAAAAATGACCAAAACAGAAGGTAGGTTATTGATTAAGTTGATTCATAGACAAACTGGAAAAACAGTTTTTCAAAATATAAAAGAACTTAGAAGTGGATGGAAGGCATTTTGGTACAACACAACAGCTAATATTTTTAGTCTTTCTCTTAAAGATGAATATCATCCCGAAACCGAAAATGAGGATTATTTAGTAGAAGATGTTCTGCAAAGAGCATTTATTGATGAAACTTTGGAATCTCAAGTTCCTAAATTAGATATTGATTCGTATCAAATTCTAGAATCGAGAAAAGGAGAAGTAAATGTTGAAACATATAAAGAGATGTTTGCTAAACTTCGTAAAAAGAGAAAAAGGAAAAAGAAGAAAAAAAAGAAATAGTTACTATAAAACTCTTTCCCAATATTGCGTGCCAAATAAAAATAAAAAATATCCTCTTACTTGAATCCTGTCAGGGTTGTTATCCAAAAGTTTAATTCTACAACGAAAGGTTTTTCCTAGTACTGGATGAAAAATAGTTCCCTTTTTATAGAACTTTCCAGCTTTTTCCATGTTCTTTATTATAGTTAACCCCAATACAGGTTTGTTCTTTTCTTCCCCTTTACATTTTATACAGAGATCTTTTTCATGTTCCTTCTCTAAGATTTCAATGATTTTACCAAAAATCTTTCCGTTTTGTTCATAAAGTTGAACAATAGAGACGGGTTTTCCTGTAGACTCATGTAATGTTTTCCATTTTCCAATAATGCTTTGTGATTTTCCTGATAGGGAAATCAGTATAATAGAGGTTAGGATGATTCTTTTATATGTTCTGTTTGGTAAAAACATGTTTAAGTAGTCGATTATTTGATCTAAAACATACATATATGTGTAGTATAATGTAGTTTTCGATTTAGAATTTTGAATATAGTTGATGTTTTTTGGCTAGAGTTATTGAATTAAATACGTTTTTCTGGAATATAATTAGATAGAGGGAGATCGATTTTGGAATTTATGAAGGAGAATTTAGGTGATAATTCGGATTTAATTGGAGTATAATTTCAATTCTAATGACTGATTTGAGAATACTATTAGATATAAAAGGACGTTTTTTTGATTTTTTGAGGCTGTATTTTGATGTTTGAATCTGTAGAAATCTTGGATAATATTAGTGTCTATTTATATAGTATCATATGAAAGGTAAAAAGACTTTAATTTTCTTTTTGGTATAAGTTTATGGTTAGCAGGTTTTTAGTTTTTATGGTTAAAAAAAGATTGATTTTTTTGTATAAAAAGTTTGTGGGAATGAGAAGTGGTTGTATATTTGCACCCGCAAACGGAAAAACGCAGGTTTGGTTTTGCGAAAGTTCATTAACAGATTGTAAATAAAAGTTTAATTAGGAGTTAAAAAAAAGTTGATTTTTTTCTTGCCGGTTAAAAATAAAAGCTTGTATATTTGCAGTCCGTTTTCGGAAGATGTTCATTGAGATTTTGGTTGTATGTTTTGAAAAAAATAAATCTAAAAAAAACTTCAAAAAGTTTTGTCAGATTAAAAATAGTTTCTAAATTTGCATCCGCTTTCAGAAATGAAGTAAACGATCACAGAGATTTTGGAATAACAAATAAGTTAATCAGTTCGATTCTGATGTCTTTACAAAGATTAAGTTAATTGAGGTTTTGGTTGAAATAGACTAAATATTAAGGTTAGCGAAGTTCATTGATAATATTGAAATTGACAGCGTAATTAAAGAGTAGAATAACACATAACTTCTACGAAGTTAAATTCTTTTGAAACTTATTCATTAAAATTATTAAAGATTTTACAATGAAGAGTTTGATCCTGGCTCAGGATGAACGCTAGCGGCAGGCTTAACACATGCAAGTCGAGGGGTAACAGGAGGAAGCTTGCTTCTTTGCTGACGACCGGCGAACGGGTGCGTAACGCGTATAGAATCTGCCTTGTACAGGAGGATAGCCTTTAGAAATGAAGATTAATACTCCATAATGTAGGGAAGTGGCATCACTATCTTACTAAAGATTTATCGGTACAAGATGACTATGCGTCCTATTAGCTAGATGGTAAGGTAACGGCTTACCATGGCTACGATAGGTAGGGGGTCTGAGAGGATTATCCCCCACACTGGTACTGAGACACGGACCAGACTCCTACGGGAGGCAGCAGTGAGGAATATTGGTCAATGGAGGCAACTCTGAACCAGCCATGCCGCGTGCAGGAAGACTGCCCTATGGGTTGTAAACTGCTTTTATACAGGAAGAAACAGACCTACGTGTAGGTCCTTGACGGTACTGTAAGAATAAGCACCGGCTAACTCCGTGCCAGCAGCCGCGGTAATACGGAGGGTGCAAGCGTTATCCGGAATCATTGGGTTTAAAGGGTCCGCAGGCGGTCAATTAAGTCAGAGGTGAAATCCCATAGCTTAACTATGGAACTGCCTTTGATACTGGTTGACTTGAGTTATACGGAAGTAGGTAGAATAAGTAGTGTAGCGGTGAAATGCATAGATATTACTTAGAATACCGATTGCGAAGGCAGCCTACTACGTATATACTGACGCTCATGGACGAAAGCGTGGGGAGCGAACAGGATTAGATACCCTGGTAGTCCACGCCGTAAACGATGGACACTAGTTGTTGGAATTATTCAGTGACTAAGCGAAAGTAATAAGTGTCCCACCTGGGGAGTACGGTCGCAAGATTGAAACTCAAAGGAATTGACGGGGGCCCGCACAAGCGGTGGAGCATGTGGTTTAATTCGATGATACGCGAGGAACCTTACCAGGGCTTAAATGTAGAGTGACAGGTCTAGAGATAGATTTTTCTTCGGACACTTTACAAGGTGCTGCATGGTTGTCGTCAGCTCGTGCCGTGAGGTGTCAGGTTAAGTCCTATAACGAGCGCAACCCTTATCGTTAGTTGCCAGCAAGTAAAGTTGGGGACTCTAGCGAGACTGCCGGTGCAAACCGTGAGGAAGGTGGGGATGACGTCAAATCATCACGGCCCTTACGTCCTGGGCTACACACGTGCTACAATGGTATGGACAATGAGCAGCCACAACGCGAGTTGGAGCGAATCTACAAACCATATCACAGTTCGGATCGGAGTCTGCAACTCGACTCCGTGAAGCTGGAATCGCTAGTAATCGGATATCAGCCATGATCCGGTGAATACGTTCCCGGGCCTTGTACACACCGCCCGTCAAGCCATGGAAGCTGGGGGTGCCTGAAGTCGGTGACCGCAAGGAGCTGCCTAGGGTAAAACTGGTAACTAGGGCTAAGTCGTAACAAGGTAGCCGTACCGGAAGGTGCGGCTGGAACACCTCCTTTCTAGAGAAAGATGGTGAGTTACAAAAGTGGTTATTTTACTCTGCTGTTAATTTTATAAAAGAGACTAAGATCTTAAATAGTCTTGTAGCTCAGCTGGTTAGAGCGCTACACTGATAATGTAGAGGTCGGCAGTTCGAGCCTGCCCAAGACTACTATTTAAAGATTAGGAAATTCTAGAAGTTGAGTGAAGAGGAGTTATTACTCATAACTCAGGCTAAATCTCATACTAGATTATGGGGGATTAGCTCAGCTGGCTAGAGCGCTTGCCTTGCACGCAAGAGGTCACCGGTTCGACTCCGGTATTCTCCACAAAGAGTTAGATAGGTTTATTGCCTGTCATGGCTCATGACAAGTTCATTGACATATTGGTAAAATGATATCGTAAAGAATCAAGATAGAGAGTTAGATTAAATCTAACAAAATATTTTTATAAAGAATTATAAAGAGCTCGTTTTGACGCAAGTCAAAGCAAAAAGTACAATAAGCTAAATAAGGGCGTATGGCGGATGCCTAGGCTTTCAGAGGCGATGAAGGACGCGATAAGCTGCGATAAGTTACGGGGAGTGGCACATACATTATGATCCGTAAATTTCCGAATGGGGCAACCCACTATACTGAAGGTATAGTACCGAAAGGAGCAAACCCGGTGAACTGAAACATCTAAGTAACCGGAGGAAGAGAAAACAATAGTGATTCCGTTAGTAGTGGCGAGCGAACGCGGATTAGCCCAAACCAATGTTGTTACGGCAATATTGGGGTTGTAGGACCACGACATTTGAGGATAAGTGAACTAGAATCGTTTGGAAAGACGAACCAAAGAGAGTGATAGTCTCGTATAGGTAAGCGAATTTGAGATAGTGGTATCCTGAGTAGTGCGGGACACGTGTAATCCTGTATGAATCTGCCGGGACCATCCGGTAAGGCTAAATACTCCTGAAAGACCGATAGTGAACTAGTACCGTGAGGGAAAGGTGAAAAGAACCCTAAGTAAGGGAGTGAAAGAGAACCTGAAACCGTACGCCTACAAGCGGTCGGAGCCCATTTACTGGGTGACGGCGTGCCTTTTGCATAATGAGCCTACGAGTTACTGTTTCTAGCGAGGTTAAGGATTTAAGGTCCGGAGCCGGAGCGAAAGCGAGTCTGAATAGGGCGCATAGTTAGTAGTAGTAGACGCGAAACCGAGTGATCTATCCATGGGCAGGTTGAAGCTGTGGTAACACATAGTGGAGGACCGAACCAGTTGACGTTGAAAAGTCTTTGGATGACCTGTGGATAGGGGTGAAAGGCCAATCAAACTCGGAAATAGCTCGTACTCCCCGAAATGCATTTAGGTGCAGCGTTGAGTAAAAGTTTTATAGAGGTAGAGCTACTGATTGGATGCGGGGGCTTCACCGCCTACCAATTCCTGACAAACTCCGAATGCTATAAAATGTTTCTCAGCAGTGAGGGCATGGGTGCTAAGGTCCATGTCCGAGAGGGAAAGAACCCAGACCATCAGCTAAGGTCCCCAAATATATACTAAGTTGAATAAACGAGGTGGAACTGCTTAGACAGCTAGGATGTTGGCTTGGAAGCAGCCATTCATTTAAAGAGTGCGTAACAGCTCACTAGTCGAGCGGTTCTGCATGGATAATAATCGGGCATAAGTATATTACCGAAGCTATGGACTTATTAAAGTGGTAGGGGAGCATTCTATGGGTGTTGAAGGTGTGCTGTGAGGCATGCTGGAACGCATAGAAAAGAAAATGTAGGCATAAGTAACGATAAAGGGGGCGAGAAACCCCCTCACCGAAAGACTAAGGTTTCCTCAGCGATGCTAATCAGCTGAGGGTTAGTCGGGACCTAAGGCGAACCCGAAAGGGGTAGTCGATGGACAACAGGTTAATATTCCTGTACCTGCTCACATTAAAAGTGACGGATCTCCCAGGTGCTTACGGGGTGACGGAAGTCCCCGTTGAGCCTAGGCTTCGGCCGAAGCGAAAGCAAGTAAGAGGTTCCAAGAAAAGCGAGTGAAGCAGCCCGTACCGTAAACCGACACAGGTAGTTGGGATGAGAATTCTAAGGTGCTCGAGAGATTCATGGCTAAGGAACTAGGCAAAATCGACCTGTAACTTCGGGAGAAAGGTCGCCTACTTCGGTAGGCCGCAGTGAAAAGATCCAGGCGACTGTTTATCAAAAACACAGGGCTTTGCTAAATTGAAAGATGATGTATAAGGCCTGACACCTGCCCGGTGCTGGAAGGTTAAGTGGAGGGTTTAGCTTCGGCGAAGATCTGAAATGAAGCCCCAGTAAACGGCGGCCGTAACTATAACGGTCCTAAGGTAGCGAAATTCCTTGTCGGGTAAGTTCCGACCTGCACGAATGGTGCAACGATCTGGATACTGTCTCAGCCATGAGCTCGGTGAAATTGTAGTATCGGTGAAGATGCCGATTACCCGCAGCGGGACGAAAAGACCCCGTGAACCTTTACTATAGCTTCGTATTGACTTTGGATAAGTAATGTGTAGGATAGGTGGGAGACTTTGAAGCAGCGTCGCCAGGCGTTGTGGAGTCTACCTTGAAATACCACCCTTTGCTTATCTAGAGCCTAACTCAGCGATGAGAACAGTGCGTGGTGGGTAGTTTGACTGGGGTGGTCGCCTCCAAAAGAGTAACGGAGGCTTCTAAAGGTTCCCTCAGCACGCTTGGTAACCGTGCGTAGAGTGCAATGGCATAAGGGAGCTTGACTGAGAGACATACAGGTCGATCAGGTACGAAAGTAGAGCATAGTGATCCGGTGGTTCCGCATGGAAGGGCCATCGCTCAAAGGATAAAAGGTACTCCGGGGATAACAGGCTGATCTCCCCCAAGAGCTCACATCGACGGGGGGGTTTGGCACCTCGATGTCGGCTCGTCACATCCTGGGGCTGGAGAAGGTCCCAAGGGTTGGGCTGTTCGCCCATTAAAGTGGCACGCGAGCTGGGTTCAGAACGTCGTGAGACAGTTCGGTCTCTATCTGCTGTGGGCGTTAGAAATTTGAGTGGATCTGACTTTAGTACGAGAGGACCGAGTTGGACGAACCTCTAGTGTACCAGTTGTCTCGCCAGGGGCACTGCTGGGTAGCTACGTTCGGAAGGGATAAGCGCTGAAAGCATATAAGCGCGAAACCCACCACAAGATGAGATTTCTTTAAAGGGTCGTTGAAGATGACAACGTTGATAGGCTATAGGTGTAAGTGCAGTAATGTATGTAGCCGAGTAGTACTAATAACCCATAGGCTTATGTACGTATCCCGGTCTTCGGGCCGGGAACAAACTCTTTGATAATTTATTATATCATTTTACTTATATGTTAACTTATACAGTTGAAATATACTGAAACAACTTAAGGTGATTATAGCAATGGGGCTCACCTCTTACCATTCCGAACAGAGAAGTTAAGCCCATTAGCGCCGATGGTACTGCCACTGGTGGGAGAGTAGGTCGTCGCCTTTCTTTTTTAACAAAAAACGCTCAATATTATATTGAGCGTTTTTTTTGTCTTTATCCCAAACATTAGAATAACTATATAAAGTTGTACTAAAGAAAAGGCACATCAATTATTAGAGAAAAGCTTTTAACCTTGGTTCTTTAATAAATCTAGAATCAGTCAAAGGTATATCAAAAATTAAATGAATTAAAACCTACACGGATATATTGGAAAAGTGGATCTTACATGAATAAATCCTTAGTAAGTTATATATACAGCTTGAGAAGATATTATTGAATCAATAAAGGATATATTTGAAAAATAATGATTAAGCCTTCTTAAAAAGTTAAGATATAGGGCTCGAGGATATTTCAGAAATAGTACCTTAAATAAAATTTAATGGACTTATAAGGAGTCGTTCGTTATCGGTTTAATAATTTTTTCCGAAACATAATTCAAAAGTTAATAATTATTGATTTTCTTTTTTGTTTAAAAAATAATTATGATTTTTGGTTTATGATTGATGCTATCGAGAAAAATCTCCAAAGAGGTATTAAATTACTTAATAACATATCCGATGAACAATATAGTGATTGTTCAGTACCGCCTTATTATTCGAGTATAGGAAACAACATGAGACACATATTAGATGTCTTTTCCTGTATTTTTAAAGGAATAAATGAGGGAAATATTGACTTTTCTGATAGAGAGCGAAATGAGTTAGCTCAGGTTCAAACAAAGTTTGGTATTGATTACTTCAACCAAATCATTAATGAGTTAAGCAATCTTGATGAAAAAGACTTCGATAGAATTGTAAAGGTTACTGACGATTTAGGAACTGGGAAAATCACGACGAACTATACCTTAGGAAGTGCTTTAGTACAGGCTCATAGTCATACCATACATCATTATGCAAGTATCGGATTTATAATAGACCATTTAGGGATAGAACTACCAGACGCAGACTTTGGATACAATCCAACTACCCCAAGAAAGAACTAGTAGTTAATATATACCCAACCTGTTTTTTGTTGGTTTAACTCACCATTTCCGAATTTTAAAGTATAGAAATATGTACCAACAGGTAATTTATTTTCAGCTTTTATTGTAGCTCTACCATTTGAAAGAGCGG
This genomic window from Tenacibaculum sp. 190524A05c contains:
- a CDS encoding aminotransferase class I/II-fold pyridoxal phosphate-dependent enzyme is translated as MVKDLFERIKSDKGPLGKWADKAEGYYVFPKLEGPISNRMMFNGKPVVTWSINDYLGLANHPEVLKVDGESAAADGMAYPMGARMMSGHTKYHEQLERECAEFVGKEASYLVNFGYQGMVSAIDALVSKDDIIVYDMDTHACIIDGVRLHAGKRFVYRHNDIESCEKNLKRATKMAEKTGGGILLVSEGVFGMRGEQGRLREIVALKEKYNFRLLVDDAHGFGTLGEGGRGTGYEQGVQDGIDVYFATFAKSMAGIGAFFAGDKDVVQYLQYNMRSQMFAKSLPMPMVKGALKRLDMIRTMPELKDKLWEITGALQSGLRDAGFDLGTTQTCITPVYLKGDIPEAMAMVHDLRENHGVFCSIVVYPVIPRGMIILRLIPTARHTIEDVNETIKAFTAIREKLENGTYKKIAEAIMTA
- a CDS encoding DUF4294 domain-containing protein produces the protein MRKLFFCFFVATSLFVDAQIKDTLPNFNDEYFLVRDGDSLMIKLNEVSVLPKHKFKSRIDVNYYYWFKKKVFKAYPYAVLASKRIDSLNARLGRIESKSKKRKYVKRVQKYLEEELTDQIKKMTKTEGRLLIKLIHRQTGKTVFQNIKELRSGWKAFWYNTTANIFSLSLKDEYHPETENEDYLVEDVLQRAFIDETLESQVPKLDIDSYQILESRKGEVNVETYKEMFAKLRKKRKRKKKKKKK
- a CDS encoding DUF2147 domain-containing protein: MFLPNRTYKRIILTSIILISLSGKSQSIIGKWKTLHESTGKPVSIVQLYEQNGKIFGKIIEILEKEHEKDLCIKCKGEEKNKPVLGLTIIKNMEKAGKFYKKGTIFHPVLGKTFRCRIKLLDNNPDRIQVRGYFLFLFGTQYWERVL
- a CDS encoding DinB family protein, with translation MIDAIEKNLQRGIKLLNNISDEQYSDCSVPPYYSSIGNNMRHILDVFSCIFKGINEGNIDFSDRERNELAQVQTKFGIDYFNQIINELSNLDEKDFDRIVKVTDDLGTGKITTNYTLGSALVQAHSHTIHHYASIGFIIDHLGIELPDADFGYNPTTPRKN